In one Niallia taxi genomic region, the following are encoded:
- a CDS encoding carboxymuconolactone decarboxylase family protein — MDMQTHGSIGNAIHNYKEGMGTFTKKMPELAELFNAYTEKCFQEGHLSQKEKQLIALGISLYSQDEYCIIYHVKGCIDQGATEAEILEAIGVTAAFGGGAVMSQAVTLVQEAMTEFTSIQQ; from the coding sequence ATGGATATGCAAACACATGGTTCAATTGGGAATGCGATTCACAACTATAAAGAAGGCATGGGAACTTTTACAAAAAAAATGCCTGAGCTTGCTGAATTATTTAACGCTTATACAGAAAAATGCTTTCAAGAGGGTCATTTATCTCAAAAGGAAAAGCAGCTTATCGCCCTTGGAATAAGTCTTTATTCTCAAGATGAGTACTGTATTATCTATCATGTTAAAGGCTGTATTGACCAAGGAGCAACAGAAGCGGAGATTCTTGAGGCAATTGGTGTCACTGCCGCTTTTGGTGGCGGAGCTGTTATGAGTCAGGCCGTTACGTTAGTTCAAGAAGCAATGACAGAATTTACATCTATCCAGCAATAA